DNA sequence from the Deinococcus humi genome:
CGCTGGGCGCGGCCTACACGCAGCAGGACACGGCGGTGCTGGCCGGGCGCACCCTGACCGAGCACCTGGAACTACACCTGTATCCGGGCGGTGGGGCGGGCTGGTGCCTGACCACCAAACGGACGCTGGGAGAACCCCACGCCCCGGTCGGCCTGCTGGGCCTGTCACGCGATCTCCACCTGCCGCGCTCACACGTCTCGGCCAGAGGACTGGCCGCCGCCACCGCCCGGATCGAAGCCGAGTACGCCGCGCCGCTGAGCGTGCCGGAGCTGGCCCGCGCCGCCGGCCTGAGCGTGACCACCTTCGAGCGCCAGATCCGGCGGGTATACGGCCTGACGCCCTCACAACTGCTGACCCGCACCCGCATCCAGGCGGCCACGGCGCTGCTGTCCCAAACCCAGCTCTCGGTGGGACAGATCGCCGTGGAGTGCGGCTACTTTGACCACAGCGCCTTTGCCCGCGCGTTCAAGGGGGCCGTAGGTCTGACCCCCAGTGGGTTCCGGAGTTTTGTGCGAGGTGACGCTGCAGCGCAGGCAAAGAGGTGAGAGTCGTGTCAGACGTCCATTTCTAGACTGCGGGTCCATGATCATCAAAGAGCTGGAAACGCAGACCCACACCGATCCTCTGCGCCGCGCCGGGTACGAGGCCGAACGGCAGATGGCGCATTATCTGAAGAGGGCTTACGGCGAAGACCCGAACAAATTCGTCCTCAATAATCTGCGCGTGGAGCGTAAGGGCGAGGTGGCCCAGATCGATCACCTGATCGTGCTGCGTTTCGGGCTGCTGGTGGTGGAGAGCAAGAGCGTGGCTGGGCAGATCAGTGTGAACGAACAGGGCGAGTGGACGCGCTGGTGGAACCGTCAGGGCCGTGGAATGCCGTCACCCGTACTTCAGGGACGCCGGCAGCTTGAGCTGCTGTGCGCTCTGCTGACCGATCACACCGCCGAATTGCTGGAGAGGGGATTGTTCGGCCTGAAGCAGCGCACGTTCAGTGCCATGCAGCGCGACGTGCTGGTTGCCATCTCGGACGGTGGGCGAATCACCCGCAGGACCGAGGTGCCGGAGGTGGTCAAGGCCGATCAAGTACCAGAGCGGATACAGCACAAGGTGAGCGAGTTGCAAGGACGCCTGACAGCCTTCGCCTTCAGCGACGCCGAGATGACACGCATCTGCGCTTTTCTACAGAACCGCCATGTCCCGGCCAGTGAAGCTCAGTCGGCCACGGCATCGGTACCAGCGTCCTCCAAACCCACACCGCCCAGAGGCCTGACCGGCGTGGTCTCCCCTCCGCATTGCCCGCCCGTCGCCGCGCCTGCCACCCAGGCTTCCCAGGGGCACACCTGTCGTCAGTGCCAGTCGAACCAACTTTCAGTCCAGTACGGCAAATACGGTTATTACTTCAAGTGCGGCGCATGTAGCGGCAATACACCTGCCCGACCCGTCTGTCCCACCTGCCAGGAGCCTGCTCGCCTGAGCAAGAGCGGTGCGGAGTTCACGGCGGCCTGTGCGGCTGGACACCAGTGGCGCTACTGGACGAACGTCTAGACCTGGGAAGTGTCCCTCAGCGCCGCCGCAAGGCGCTCAGGATGCCCGCCGCGATCTCCTCGACGCTGGTGCTGGTGGTGTCGCGGACGGGCAGGCCCACGCGCTGAAACAGGCGTTCGGCGCGGCGGACCTCGAATTCACATTGTTCGGGGCTGGCGTAACGGCTGCCCGCCTTGCGCTGGGTGCGGATGGCGTGCAACCGGCGCGGATCGATGGTCAGGCCGTACAGCTTGTCGCGGTGGTGCTCCAGCGGAGCAGGCAGACTCGCGCGCTCGAAGTCATCCTCCGCCAGCGGATAGTTGCTGGCACGGACACCGTGTTGCAGGGCCAGGAAGAGGCTGGTGGGGGTCTTGCCCACCCGGCTGACCCCCACCAGGATCACGTCGGCCATGCCGTACTGCCGGTCACCCACACCGTCGTCGGTGGCCAGGGCAAAATCCAGCGCCTCCATGCGGCCCAGATACGCGCCCGAATCGTGCATGTCGTGGTAGCCGCCCACCGTGCGCGCTGCCGGCTGCCCCAGTTCGGCCTCCAGGGCGTTGATGCCGGGGGTCAACAGGTCGAACAGATGGGCGGGGGCGGCCTGTAACTCGGCGAGCACCTCCGGCTGGGTGATGGTGGTGAAGAGGATCGGGCGTTCCCCGGCCTCGCTCAGCGCCCTGACCTCCTGGGCCACGGCCCGCGCCGCCGCCACGTCCGCCGTGAAGGGCCGGGCAACGTAGCGCAGCGGCTGGCCCGGAAAGTGCGACAGCAACGCCCGGGCGATGTTATCGGCGGTCAGACCGGTGTGGTCGCTGACGATCAGCACCGGGCGGGCAGGCGGAGGCGTGGTGGACATGCCTCTAGGGTGACAGGTCCATGGCCGGGTGTCTCCCTTCGCGGAACAGCCCGCGCCCTGAACGTCCCGACCCGCTAAACTGCGGGCGTACCCAACACTAATCCGATTGCTTTTCGCACGTTCTTCCCCACACCAACGGAGAAAACCCATGCAGATGACCAGAGCGTTTCCAACACTAAGGATGACCGATGTAGAGGTGGTGGGGGGCAAGAACGCCTCCATCGGCGAGATGATTCATGGGCTGGCCGGGGCCGGGGTGCGGGTGCCGGGGGGCTTTGCCACCACCGCCGACGCCTTCCGCCTGTTCCTGACTGAGAACCAGATCGAGGAAAAAATCAACGCCCGCCTCTCGGCGCTGGACGTGAACGACGTGGTGGCGCTGGCCGCGGCAGGCAAGGAGATTCGTGGCTGGGTGGAGGCGGCGGCTCTGCCCACAGCGCTCGAAGACGCCATCCGTGAAGGCTACGAGGCAATGGCCAGCGACTCTGGCGTGACCGATCCCGACGTGGCCGTGCGCTCCAGCGCCACCGCCGAGGACCTGCCCGAGGCCAGCTTTGCCGGGCAGCAGGAAACCTTCCTCAACGTGCGCGGGATTGACAGCGTGCTACACCATGTCCGCCTGGTGTTCGCCTCTCTCTACAATGACCGCGCCATCAGCTACCGCGTCCATCACGACTTTGCACACGCGGAAGTGGCGTTGTCCGCCGGGATTCAGCGCATGGTCCGCACCGATCTGGGAGTCTCCGGCGTGGCCTTTACCCTGGACACCGAGAGCGGCTACCGGGACGCCGTGCTGGTCACCGCTGCGTACGGTCTGGGCGAACTGGTGGTGCAGGGCGCGGTCAACCCCGACGAGTTCTTCGTCTACAAACCCGCGTTGAAGGCGGGCAAGAAGGCCGTGCTACGCCGGACCCTGGGCAGCAAGGCGCGCAAGATGGTCTATGCTCAGGATTCCGCGACGCAGCGCGGCGGCGTGGACAGCGTGGATGTGCCCGCAGACGAGGCGCAGCGCTTCTGCCTGTCGGACACCGATCTGACCGAGCTGGCGCGGCAGTGCGTCGCCATCGAGGACCATTACGGGCGCCCAATGGACATCGAATGGGGCAAGGACGGACGGGACGGCCTGATCTACATTCTCCAGGCCCGCCCGGAAACCGTGCAGAGCCGCAGCGGGCGCACGCTGGAGCGTTTCGAGATTGGCGGGGGCGGCACGGTGCTGGTGGAGGGACGCGCCGTGGGCAACCGTGTGGGGAGCGGCGTGGTGCGGGTGGTGCGCGACATCTCACAGATGGACAGCGTGCAGGACGGCGATGTGCTGGTGGCCGACATGACCGATCCCGACTGGGAACCCGTGATGAAACGCGCCAGCGCCATCGTGACCAACCGGGGCGGGCGCACCTGCCACGCCGCGATCATCGCCCGCGAGCTGGGCATTCCCGCCGTGGTGGGGAGCGGCAACGCCACCCGCGAACTGAGCAGCGGGCAGACGGTCACCGTCTCCTGCGCTGAGGGGGATACCGGCTACGTGTACGAGGGCAAGCGCGACTTCAAGGTTCACCGGGTGGAACTTGACGCCATGCCCGACGTCCCGATGAAGATCATGATGAACGTGGCCTCGCCGGACCGCGCCTTCTCCTTCGCGGCTCTGCCCAACGAGGGCGTGGGGCTGGCCCGAGTGGAATTCATCTGCTCGAACGTGATCGGCGTCCACCCGCGCGCCCTGCTGGACTACCCGGGCGTGCCACAGGACGTCAAGGCGCAGATCGAGGAGCGCATCCGGGGCCACGCCTCGCCGCGCGACTTCTTCCGGGACAAGCTGATGGAAGGGGTGGCCAACATTGCCGCCGCCTTTGCGCCCAAGCCGGTCATTGTGCGGCTCTCAGATTTCAAGAGCAACGAGTACGCTCACCTGATTGGCGGCGCGGCCTACGAGCCGCAAGAGGAAAACCCGATGATCGGTTTCAGGGGGGCCAGCCGCTACCGCAGCCCCGACTTCGCCGCCGCCTTCGCGCTGGAGTGCGAGGCGATGAAGGCCGTGCGCGACGACATGGGCCTGACCAACGTGCAGATCATGATTCCCTTCGTCCGCACGGTGGGCGAGGCAAAGACCGTGCTGGAGGTTCTGGAGAAGAATGGCCTCAAGCGAGGCGAGAACGGTCTCAAGATCATCATGATGTGCGAGATCCCCAGCAACGCCATCCTGGCCGAGCAGTTTCTCGAACTTTTCGATGGCTTCTCGATTGGCAGCAACGACCTGACACAACTGACGCTGGCGCTGGACCGCGACTCGGGGCTGGTGGCGGACCTGTTCGACGAGCAGGATCCGGCCGTGCTGGCGCTGATGGCGCAGGCAATTGCCGCCGCCAAGAAACAGGGCAAATACATCGGCATCTGCGGCCAGGGACCCAGCGATCACCCGGCGCTGGCTCAGTGGCTGATGGACCAGGGCATCGACTCGGTCAGCCTGAACCCGGATTCGGTGCTGAGCACCTGGCTGCATCTGGCCGAAGAGACCGGAGAGCCTGCGAGAGCCTGAGCTGAATCAGTAAGGAAGTCCGACGACGGGGGAAGCAGGATAAAAATTTCCTGCTTCCCTTCTTAGATAATGACGTGTTGTCGCGCCAGCTAAAAAACGTTTGCCCAGGCCCGAGAATGAACGCGTACAGTCTCAACTACTTTGAGGAAAGTAAGTAAAATAAAGGGAAGAAACGCAGTTCTAGATTGCGTTCCGTTTGGTAGATCGTGTAGAAATCGAACCTATATTCTGCTGATTACGAGACAAATGCAATGCGCTCTCAACAGCTTCTAAGGCACTCATCGTATGCAAAAAGAACGTCTGGGAGGCATCATTCTCTTCCATAACCCTAACACCTCATCCTGAATCAAACCGCAATCACGGTGGCGTATGGAACACGCCAGTGACCACAAATTGTCCGTGTGCGTCGGCTCATTGATATTTTAAATTGGAAGAGAAAGATAGGGACTTGTTGCCGGAACTGATCAGCAACTATCCCTCCGATAGATTTTCAAAGAAAACGCGAGGTGTTCCAGGACGGGGAGTTCTTTGTCCTGTTCAACTTTGCCTTTCTACTGGAGATCGCTATGGATCCCTTCATCATGCAGCACCTGCTCGGCACGCGGGACGTGATCTACTTCACGCTGGCCCGGCGTCTTTGACGCGCTGCCACTAGGGTCTGTGCGACTGAACTCATGGGAAGCCCGTAGCCTTATGGCTTGTCGTGCCGAACTGATCTAACCGACGCTCAATGGCATGCCCTTTCCCCGTACCTTCCGGCCAATCCTAAACGTGGACATCCGTTCGCTGACCATCGACGCGTGATCAACGGCATCTTGTGGCGCATCAAGCTGGGAACACCTTGGCGTGACATCCCTGAACGGTACGGGCCATGGCGCACATGTCATGACCGCCTCGCTCGTTGGGAACGAGACGACACATGGCTGCGAATCGTTCAGGCGCTTCAAGGCGTCACGGATACTCAGGGACACATCAACTGGGAAGGCGCGTCCATTGACAGTACCCACTTACGTGCACACCGCAGTGCCGTCGGTGCTCGCAAGCAATCCCCGCAGCATGATCCACGAGTGGTGATTTTGGAGGAGTGGCTGGGCCACTCCCG
Encoded proteins:
- a CDS encoding AraC family transcriptional regulator produces the protein MFSSAPSTGKRPDPLPQEIRDLGLDALLDVLHYLPDTVAFVKDAQGRYLYANRTLLERLGRPSVLGLRASEVFPASLGAAYTQQDTAVLAGRTLTEHLELHLYPGGGAGWCLTTKRTLGEPHAPVGLLGLSRDLHLPRSHVSARGLAAATARIEAEYAAPLSVPELARAAGLSVTTFERQIRRVYGLTPSQLLTRTRIQAATALLSQTQLSVGQIAVECGYFDHSAFARAFKGAVGLTPSGFRSFVRGDAAAQAKR
- a CDS encoding NERD domain-containing protein, with product MIIKELETQTHTDPLRRAGYEAERQMAHYLKRAYGEDPNKFVLNNLRVERKGEVAQIDHLIVLRFGLLVVESKSVAGQISVNEQGEWTRWWNRQGRGMPSPVLQGRRQLELLCALLTDHTAELLERGLFGLKQRTFSAMQRDVLVAISDGGRITRRTEVPEVVKADQVPERIQHKVSELQGRLTAFAFSDAEMTRICAFLQNRHVPASEAQSATASVPASSKPTPPRGLTGVVSPPHCPPVAAPATQASQGHTCRQCQSNQLSVQYGKYGYYFKCGACSGNTPARPVCPTCQEPARLSKSGAEFTAACAAGHQWRYWTNV
- a CDS encoding pyruvate, water dikinase regulatory protein, whose translation is MSTTPPPARPVLIVSDHTGLTADNIARALLSHFPGQPLRYVARPFTADVAAARAVAQEVRALSEAGERPILFTTITQPEVLAELQAAPAHLFDLLTPGINALEAELGQPAARTVGGYHDMHDSGAYLGRMEALDFALATDDGVGDRQYGMADVILVGVSRVGKTPTSLFLALQHGVRASNYPLAEDDFERASLPAPLEHHRDKLYGLTIDPRRLHAIRTQRKAGSRYASPEQCEFEVRRAERLFQRVGLPVRDTTSTSVEEIAAGILSALRRR
- the ppsA gene encoding phosphoenolpyruvate synthase: MQMTRAFPTLRMTDVEVVGGKNASIGEMIHGLAGAGVRVPGGFATTADAFRLFLTENQIEEKINARLSALDVNDVVALAAAGKEIRGWVEAAALPTALEDAIREGYEAMASDSGVTDPDVAVRSSATAEDLPEASFAGQQETFLNVRGIDSVLHHVRLVFASLYNDRAISYRVHHDFAHAEVALSAGIQRMVRTDLGVSGVAFTLDTESGYRDAVLVTAAYGLGELVVQGAVNPDEFFVYKPALKAGKKAVLRRTLGSKARKMVYAQDSATQRGGVDSVDVPADEAQRFCLSDTDLTELARQCVAIEDHYGRPMDIEWGKDGRDGLIYILQARPETVQSRSGRTLERFEIGGGGTVLVEGRAVGNRVGSGVVRVVRDISQMDSVQDGDVLVADMTDPDWEPVMKRASAIVTNRGGRTCHAAIIARELGIPAVVGSGNATRELSSGQTVTVSCAEGDTGYVYEGKRDFKVHRVELDAMPDVPMKIMMNVASPDRAFSFAALPNEGVGLARVEFICSNVIGVHPRALLDYPGVPQDVKAQIEERIRGHASPRDFFRDKLMEGVANIAAAFAPKPVIVRLSDFKSNEYAHLIGGAAYEPQEENPMIGFRGASRYRSPDFAAAFALECEAMKAVRDDMGLTNVQIMIPFVRTVGEAKTVLEVLEKNGLKRGENGLKIIMMCEIPSNAILAEQFLELFDGFSIGSNDLTQLTLALDRDSGLVADLFDEQDPAVLALMAQAIAAAKKQGKYIGICGQGPSDHPALAQWLMDQGIDSVSLNPDSVLSTWLHLAEETGEPARA